A DNA window from Bacteroides cellulosilyticus contains the following coding sequences:
- a CDS encoding hybrid sensor histidine kinase/response regulator transcription factor, with translation MSRTIIKLFFYLCILTVLPSYAQNAVHYYFKTMDIRNGLSQNTVYQILQDRKGFMWFGTKDGLNRYDGLSYRVYKKENSGLGKNFITALYEDHEGNIWIGTDGGVFIYNPVLDSFTAFNQTSDKGTVIRDFVTMIGSDEYDNIWISVENQGLFCYNHEKRLWNYLHDSGMSNVARFWLNESTCWLALYADNLYYTKDNFESPLQPFKDADGNEIFKGDIINWHVSGPHNCVYIASVNGLTEINFTTGKTRRLLDAYVRVLQFKSDDELWVGTESGLYIYNLTNDKVTHLSVPGQDDSYALSDNAIYSLCRDKENGMWIGSYFGGVNYYPYQWTYFEKFYPRDDLRGFGRRVREICESNDGTLWIGTEDKGLFNYDPANGKIVPFDHPAIYKNVHGLCLDGDDLWVGTFSGGLNRVNLHTRQVKHYSRGETQNSMSANDAFTICKTTTGDVWIGTTAGLLKYNRSSDDFTRIAELKSMFTYDILEDFNGNLWFATFSNGVFCYNVRSQKWKNYLSNEKDSASLSYNKVISIYEDSRKRLWFMTLGEGFCRYNPETDNFTRYDMSKGFPSNTIYKMVEDKRGNLWLTTNYGLVCFNPETESKHVYTTANGLLSNQFNFQSGYCDKKGRIYLGSINGFIAFDPETFVENTFLPPVVITDFYLFNKRLSVDSPDSPMKKSITYSDEIELDANQNSFSLQVAALSYQAPEMNRLEYKLEGFNSEWYTVGRNSMINYSNLPYGSYTLRIKGSNSDGKWNEAQRVLKIRIRPPFYLSTWAYVVYVLLALCSLVAVIFYFRRRTQQKHQQTMEKFEREKERELYTAKIDFFTNVAHEIRTPLTLIKSPLENVLSSKSVSDEIRDDLEIMDLNTNRLLDLVNQLLDFRKTETQGFQLNFVECDVSDILQKTCKRFRLSARQKELEFVIDSPETVYASVDKEGLTKIISNLLSNAIKYSETYIRVRLYVEEDKLLFSVCNDGPVVPAKMREEIFKPFIQYKEGVLSSVSGTGIGLALARLLAELHEGTLYMEDSMECNCFLLSLPLKHVQTVTIERKEPVMNEESSGEGEPETGRKQCRYTLLVVEDSLEMRLFVTKQLSSEYQVLTAVNGIEALKVLGEHTVNLVISDIMMPEMDGLELCEHLKSELDYSHIPIILLTAKTTLQAKIEGMRLGADVYIEKPFSVEYLRVCVSNLLSNREKLRVSFAHSPFVQANSMAMTKADETFLKTLKEVVVANMQNPEFCLDDMASLLNMSRSSLNRKIKGILDLTPNDYIRLERLKKAAQLLQEGECKINEVCYMTGFNTPSYFTKCFQKQFGVLPKDFIK, from the coding sequence ATGAGCCGAACGATTATAAAACTATTCTTTTATTTGTGCATATTGACGGTGTTACCGTCATATGCACAAAATGCTGTTCATTACTATTTTAAGACAATGGACATCCGGAACGGTCTTTCACAAAATACCGTATATCAGATTTTACAGGACAGGAAAGGATTTATGTGGTTCGGAACTAAAGATGGTCTGAACCGTTATGACGGTTTATCTTACCGCGTATACAAAAAGGAAAATTCCGGTTTAGGCAAGAATTTCATTACTGCACTTTATGAAGATCATGAAGGAAATATCTGGATAGGGACGGATGGGGGAGTTTTTATCTATAATCCGGTACTTGATTCTTTCACAGCTTTTAATCAGACGAGTGATAAAGGAACTGTTATTAGAGATTTCGTAACCATGATTGGAAGCGATGAATACGATAATATTTGGATATCGGTGGAGAATCAGGGCTTGTTTTGCTACAACCATGAGAAAAGGTTGTGGAATTATCTGCATGATTCGGGCATGTCCAATGTAGCTCGTTTCTGGCTTAACGAAAGTACCTGCTGGTTGGCTTTGTATGCTGACAATCTTTACTACACAAAGGATAATTTTGAAAGTCCGCTACAACCTTTTAAGGATGCAGATGGCAATGAGATATTTAAAGGAGATATCATTAACTGGCATGTCAGTGGTCCGCACAATTGCGTTTATATAGCTTCGGTTAACGGATTGACTGAGATAAACTTTACCACCGGTAAAACTCGTAGATTGCTGGACGCCTATGTACGCGTGTTGCAGTTCAAATCCGATGATGAACTGTGGGTAGGTACGGAGTCTGGTCTGTATATATACAATCTGACAAATGATAAGGTGACACATCTGTCGGTTCCTGGTCAGGATGATTCTTATGCATTGTCGGATAATGCCATTTATTCACTGTGCCGCGATAAGGAAAATGGTATGTGGATAGGTTCATATTTCGGTGGTGTGAACTATTATCCATATCAATGGACTTATTTTGAGAAGTTCTATCCAAGGGATGATCTCAGGGGCTTCGGGCGTAGAGTGCGAGAAATATGCGAAAGCAATGACGGTACGCTGTGGATAGGTACTGAAGACAAGGGATTATTCAATTATGACCCTGCAAATGGTAAAATAGTGCCTTTTGATCATCCTGCTATTTACAAGAATGTTCATGGACTTTGCCTGGATGGAGATGATCTATGGGTGGGCACCTTTTCCGGTGGATTAAACCGGGTGAATCTGCATACCAGACAAGTGAAACATTATTCCAGAGGTGAAACTCAGAACTCGATGTCCGCTAATGATGCTTTTACCATTTGTAAAACCACTACAGGCGATGTTTGGATTGGTACAACAGCCGGTCTACTGAAATACAACCGCTCTTCTGACGACTTTACACGTATTGCTGAATTGAAGAGTATGTTTACTTATGATATATTGGAGGATTTCAACGGTAATCTTTGGTTTGCTACTTTCTCCAATGGAGTCTTTTGCTATAATGTCCGAAGTCAGAAATGGAAGAATTACCTGTCGAATGAAAAAGATTCCGCTTCGCTCTCTTACAATAAGGTGATCAGTATCTATGAAGACAGCAGAAAACGCCTGTGGTTTATGACCTTGGGCGAGGGCTTCTGCCGCTATAATCCTGAGACGGATAACTTCACCCGCTATGATATGTCGAAAGGTTTCCCAAGTAATACTATCTATAAAATGGTTGAGGATAAGCGGGGAAATCTTTGGCTTACGACTAATTATGGTCTTGTCTGTTTCAACCCGGAAACGGAAAGTAAACATGTTTATACCACGGCTAATGGATTGTTGAGCAACCAGTTTAATTTCCAGTCCGGATATTGTGACAAGAAAGGGCGTATTTACTTAGGCAGTATCAATGGATTTATAGCTTTTGACCCTGAAACTTTTGTAGAGAATACTTTTCTTCCTCCGGTGGTCATTACTGACTTTTACTTGTTCAACAAGCGGTTATCAGTGGATAGTCCGGATTCTCCCATGAAGAAGAGTATTACTTATTCAGATGAAATAGAGCTTGATGCCAATCAGAATTCCTTTTCTCTTCAGGTGGCCGCTTTAAGTTATCAGGCTCCCGAGATGAATCGGTTAGAGTATAAACTGGAAGGTTTTAACAGTGAATGGTATACGGTAGGCAGGAACTCCATGATCAATTACTCCAATCTGCCTTACGGAAGTTATACGTTGCGTATAAAGGGATCTAATAGCGACGGTAAATGGAATGAAGCGCAACGTGTGCTTAAAATACGTATTCGACCTCCTTTTTACTTGTCTACCTGGGCCTATGTCGTTTATGTACTATTGGCTTTATGTTCTCTGGTTGCCGTTATTTTCTATTTTAGGAGAAGGACCCAACAGAAGCATCAGCAGACCATGGAGAAGTTTGAGCGTGAGAAGGAGAGGGAATTGTATACGGCTAAAATAGATTTCTTCACGAATGTAGCTCATGAGATACGTACGCCGCTTACGCTCATAAAGAGTCCGCTTGAGAATGTGTTGTCGTCCAAATCGGTATCTGATGAAATCAGGGATGATTTGGAGATAATGGACCTGAATACAAATCGGCTGCTCGATCTGGTCAATCAGTTGCTCGATTTCAGAAAAACGGAGACGCAAGGATTCCAACTGAATTTTGTGGAATGTGATGTGTCGGACATCTTGCAAAAGACGTGTAAGCGTTTTAGACTTTCGGCACGTCAGAAAGAATTGGAATTTGTTATTGACTCTCCCGAAACGGTGTATGCTTCGGTCGATAAGGAAGGATTGACCAAGATTATCAGTAATCTGCTTTCCAATGCCATCAAGTATTCTGAAACTTATATCCGCGTTAGGCTGTATGTGGAAGAAGATAAACTGTTGTTTTCGGTTTGTAATGACGGTCCTGTTGTTCCGGCAAAAATGCGTGAAGAGATTTTTAAGCCGTTCATCCAGTATAAGGAGGGAGTCTTGAGCTCCGTATCCGGTACCGGCATTGGGTTGGCATTAGCTCGCTTGCTTGCCGAACTGCATGAAGGCACATTATATATGGAAGATTCCATGGAATGTAATTGTTTCTTGTTATCACTTCCGCTGAAGCATGTACAAACTGTCACAATAGAGCGAAAAGAACCGGTAATGAATGAAGAATCATCCGGAGAAGGAGAACCGGAAACCGGTCGTAAACAATGTCGGTATACCCTGTTGGTTGTAGAAGATAGTTTGGAGATGCGGTTGTTTGTGACCAAACAATTGTCATCGGAATATCAGGTGCTGACAGCCGTCAATGGTATAGAAGCGTTGAAAGTATTGGGAGAACATACGGTCAATCTGGTTATTTCTGATATTATGATGCCCGAGATGGATGGATTGGAACTGTGTGAGCATCTGAAGTCGGAGCTTGATTATAGTCATATTCCCATTATATTATTGACAGCTAAAACCACCCTTCAGGCAAAAATAGAAGGTATGAGGCTTGGTGCGGACGTTTACATAGAAAAACCGTTCTCTGTGGAATACCTAAGAGTGTGTGTGTCTAACTTGTTGAGTAACCGCGAGAAGTTGCGGGTTTCTTTTGCTCATTCTCCTTTTGTACAAGCTAACAGTATGGCGATGACTAAAGCAGACGAAACCTTTCTTAAAACATTGAAAGAAGTAGTTGTGGCCAATATGCAAAATCCTGAATTCTGTCTTGACGATATGGCGAGCCTGCTGAATATGAGCCGTTCGAGCCTGAACCGGAAAATAAAAGGGATACTGGATTTGACCCCGAATGATTACATTCGTCTGGAACGTCTGAAGAAGGCGGCACAGCTGTTGCAGGAAGGAGAATGTAAGATCAATGAAGTATGTTACATGACTGGGTTCAATACCCCTTCTTACTTCACAAAATGCTTCCAGAAGCAGTTCGGAGTTCTGCCTAAGGACTTTATAAAGTGA